The sequence CGGCATGGGCCGCATCGGCACCGCCGTTGCCAGGCGGGCCAAGGCCTTCGGCCTTTCCATCCACTACCACAACCGCCACCGCGTATTGCCGGCGGTCGAGGACGAGCTGGAGGCGACCTATTGGGAGAGCCTTGACCAGATGCTGGCCCGCATGGACATCATCTCGGTCAATTGTCCTTCGACGCCGGCGACCTTTCATCTCTTGTCGGCGCGGCGGTTGGCGCTGCTGCAGCCCACGGCCTATATCGTCAACACCGCGCGCGGCGACATCATCGACGAGGATGCGCTGGTCAAGCTGATCCAGGACGGCAAGCTCGCCGGCGCCGGCCTCGACGTCTACGAGCATGAGCCGGCGCTCAATGCCAAGCTGCTCAAGCTCGCCGCCAGGCACAAGGTCGTGCTTTTGCCGCATATGGGCTCGGCGACGCTCGAAGGCCGCATCGACATGGGCGAGAAGGTGATCATCAACATCCGGGCATTTGTTGACGGCCACCGCCCGCCCGACCGCGTACTGCCGCTCAGAATCTGACGCCCCGCCGTCATTCAGATGGAAGAAGAAGCTTACGAAAGAGCCTTGCGCATGGTGATCGAGGTCGGCCTGGCGTAGCCTTCATGCGCGGTCCGCTCGGTCTCGTGAAAGCCGAGGCGGGCAAAGGCGGCGTGATTGCCGGTGAGCTCGATCCGGGTCTGCAGCTCCAGCGCCGCCTTGCCGTGGTCGAGCGCGAGAATTTCGACTGCCCGAATCAGCCGTCGGCCAATACCTTGCCCCTGGCAGTCCGGGGCGACGGCGAGCTTGCCGACATAAAGGTCGTCGGCCCTCTCGAGAGCAAAGACGCAGCCGACGATCCTGTCGCCGTCGAGGGCCACGAAACCGGTCTCCCGCCCGGCCTTGTCGCGCAGTGTGTCGACGGTGAGCAGGTGGGCCGAGGATGGCGGGTCGATGATCCCGTCCATGAAGGCGAAGGCACGCATGATCAGCGCAAGCACCTCGTCCCAGCGGCCGAAATCGGCCGGAATGCGGTCGATGGAGAGAGGTACGGTCCGCTCCAAGGTCAGCGCCTGGCGTAGCGGATCGTTTCGAAGCGCGCGGCGAGCGCATCGTAGAGCAGCAGACGGCCGATGAGCGGCTCGCCGATGCCGGTGATCAGCTTGATCGCCTCCATCGCCTGCAGCGTGCCGACGACGCCGGTCAGCGCGCCAAGCACCCCGGCCTCGGCGCAGGACGGCACCAGGCCCGGCGGCGGGGCTTCGGGAAAGAGGTCGCGATAGCCAGGATTCGGCTTGCCATCCTTGCCGTCCTCGAAAGGCTTCAGCACCGTCACCGAGCCGTCGAAGCGGCCGACGGCGGCATGCACCAGGGGTTTGTGCGCGCTTGCACAGGCATCGGCCACCGTATAACGGGTCTCGAAATTGTCGGACCCGTCGACGGTGATGTCATAGCGGGCGACGAGGGCAGGGGCGTTATCCGCGCTCAGCCGGAATGTGTGCGTCTCCACTGCGGTGTTGGGATTGATGCGGGCGATTGCCGCCCTGGCGCTGTCGGTTTTCAGCATGCCGATCGTATCGGTGCCGTGGATGACCTGGCGCTGCAGATTGGAGAGCGACACGGTGTCGTCATCGACGATGCCGAGCGTGCCGACGCCCGCCGCCGCAAGATATTCGAGCACCGGCGCGCCCAGCCCGCCAGCGCCGATCACCAGGACCCGGGCTTGCTTGAGCCTCTGCTGGCCCGCGCCGCCGACCTCGGGCAGCACGATGTGGCGGGCATAGCGTTCGATCTCGTCGGTGGTGAGCGTGGTGGTCATATCAGGACCATATAGCGGCCGAAAAACCTTGTCAGGCGTCTTCGGTTGGCCCAACCGTGCCGTGGTCGACCGTCAGGAACTGTGCACGCCCCTTGAGGCTGGAAAACAGCGCCGCATCGGTCCCCGTCATGAACGCCTGACAGTTCAATTCCTCCAGGATCGAAAACAGCGCTGCCCGCCGCCCGCTGTCGAGATGGGCGGCAATTTCGTCGAGCAGCAGGATCGGCGTCATGCCCGACATCTCGCCGGTCAGCCGGGCATGCGACAGGACGATGCCGACCAGCAGCGCCTTCTGCTCGCCGGTCGAGCAGAGCTCGGCCGGCATCGCCTTGGGCCTGTGCCTGACCAGGAGATCGGAACGGTGCGGGCCTTCGAGCGTGCGTCCCGCGGCACGATCACGATCACGGCCACCGGCAAGCGCCCGGCGAAACCGCTCCTCTACATCGACCGCCGGCGCGGTGGAAACCTCGGCCTCCAGATCGCCCGAAAGGCTGATGTCGGCCTGCGGGAACGGTCCCGTGTCGGGCAGCCTGTCGATCATGGCGGCGAGCAGGCGCACCAGTTCGGCGCGCGCCGCTGCAATGGCGACGCCGGTTTCGGCCATCTGCGTCTCGATCGCCTCGAACCAGCTGATATCCCGCGAGCCCTCGGTAAGCAGACGATTACGGCCGCGCATCGCCTTTTCGTAGTCGAGAGCACGCTGGCCGTGGCCCGGATCGATCGCCAGCACCAGCCGGTCGAGAAAGCGCCGGCGGTCCGCGGCCGGTCCGGTGAACAGCGCATCCATGGCCGGCGTCAGCCACACCACGCGCAGCCATTCCAGCATCTCCTCGGCCGAGCGGGCAGTCGCGCCATTGATGCGAACCCGCCGCCCGCCTTCGCCCTCGCCAACCGAAATCCCCGTGCCGATCTCGATCTGGCCGTCGGGTCCGTCGAGCCGGGCGTGCAATGCAAAGCCGCCGTCGCCGCCCTCGCGCGCGACATCGGCATAAGGGGCACGGCGCAGCCCGCGCCCGGGCGTCAGCAAGGAAATCGCTTCGAGGAGGTTGGTTTTGCCGGCGCCATTGTCGCCGGAAAACACCACGGCGCCCGGGGCGAGATCGATCGCCAGCGCCGCATAATTGCGGAAATTAGTAAGTGTTAGCTTACTTATATGGATTTGTCCCGGCAACCGCTATCCGCCTGTAGAAGTCGCCGCAACCATTGTGCCTGCCGCCGGTCCCGTCGCAGAGCCGGATCGATGATGCAGCGCCGGCTACACCCGCATCGGCATCAGCACGTAAAGCGCGGTCTCATCGGCCATGTCGTGGATCAGCGTCGGCGAACCGGCATCGGCCAGCATGAATTTGGCTTCCGTTCCGGTCAACTGAGCGGCCACGTCAAGCAGATATTTGGCGTTGAAGCCGATCTCGATCGGGTCGGACGAATAGTCGGCCGCCAGTTCCTCGGTGGCGCTGCCGGAATCCGGATTGTTGACCGCAAGCGTCACCTGGCCTTCGCTGATCGAAAGCTTCACTGCACGGCCGCGTTCGGAAGAGATGGTCGAGACGCGATCCACCGCCGCGCAAAGCTCTGGCGGTCGAGGATCAGCTTCTTGTCGTTGCCGGTCGGAATGACCCGCTGATAATCCGGGAAGGTGCCGTCGATCAGCTTCGAGGTCAGGACCACGCTGCCGATGGTGAAGCGGATCTTGGTGTCGGACAGCTCGGTGGTCACGGCGACATCCGGATCGTCGACCAGCTTCTGCAGCTCGCTCACCGTCTTGCGCGGAATGATGATGCCCGGCATGCCCTCGGAACCCGCCGGCGCGTCGATTTCGGCGCGCGCCAGGCGGTGGCCGTCGGTGGCCACCGAGCGCAGCTTCAGCTTGCCGCCGACCTCATGCGTGTGCAGGTAGATGCCGTTGAGATAGTAGCGCGTTTCCTCGGTGGAAATGGCGAAC is a genomic window of Mesorhizobium huakuii containing:
- a CDS encoding GNAT family N-acetyltransferase — its product is MERTVPLSIDRIPADFGRWDEVLALIMRAFAFMDGIIDPPSSAHLLTVDTLRDKAGRETGFVALDGDRIVGCVFALERADDLYVGKLAVAPDCQGQGIGRRLIRAVEILALDHGKAALELQTRIELTGNHAAFARLGFHETERTAHEGYARPTSITMRKALS
- a CDS encoding molybdopterin-synthase adenylyltransferase MoeB, producing MTTTLTTDEIERYARHIVLPEVGGAGQQRLKQARVLVIGAGGLGAPVLEYLAAAGVGTLGIVDDDTVSLSNLQRQVIHGTDTIGMLKTDSARAAIARINPNTAVETHTFRLSADNAPALVARYDITVDGSDNFETRYTVADACASAHKPLVHAAVGRFDGSVTVLKPFEDGKDGKPNPGYRDLFPEAPPPGLVPSCAEAGVLGALTGVVGTLQAMEAIKLITGIGEPLIGRLLLYDALAARFETIRYARR
- the recF gene encoding DNA replication/repair protein RecF (All proteins in this family for which functions are known are DNA-binding proteins that assist the filamentation of RecA onto DNA for the initiation of recombination or recombinational repair.) is translated as MPGQIHISKLTLTNFRNYAALAIDLAPGAVVFSGDNGAGKTNLLEAISLLTPGRGLRRAPYADVAREGGDGGFALHARLDGPDGQIEIGTGISVGEGEGGRRVRINGATARSAEEMLEWLRVVWLTPAMDALFTGPAADRRRFLDRLVLAIDPGHGQRALDYEKAMRGRNRLLTEGSRDISWFEAIETQMAETGVAIAAARAELVRLLAAMIDRLPDTGPFPQADISLSGDLEAEVSTAPAVDVEERFRRALAGGRDRDRAAGRTLEGPHRSDLLVRHRPKAMPAELCSTGEQKALLVGIVLSHARLTGEMSGMTPILLLDEIAAHLDSGRRAALFSILEELNCQAFMTGTDAALFSSLKGRAQFLTVDHGTVGPTEDA
- a CDS encoding 2-hydroxyacid dehydrogenase, whose product is MAGKKKPLVVITRKLPDPVETRMRELFDARLNVEDRPMTQPELVAAVKEADVLVPTVTDHIDAALIAQAGDNLKLIANFGNGVDKIDVAAAAKKGITVTNTPNVLTEDTADMTMALMLAVPRRLAEGANVLTGDKKWAGWSPTWMLGRRIWGKRLGIVGMGRIGTAVARRAKAFGLSIHYHNRHRVLPAVEDELEATYWESLDQMLARMDIISVNCPSTPATFHLLSARRLALLQPTAYIVNTARGDIIDEDALVKLIQDGKLAGAGLDVYEHEPALNAKLLKLAARHKVVLLPHMGSATLEGRIDMGEKVIINIRAFVDGHRPPDRVLPLRI